One window of Strix aluco isolate bStrAlu1 chromosome 24, bStrAlu1.hap1, whole genome shotgun sequence genomic DNA carries:
- the CRHR1 gene encoding corticotropin-releasing factor receptor 1 yields MVPSLRPALLLLLQAFLLWDSPVAASIQEQYCESLPPVTNHTGPQCNASVDLIGTCWPRSAVGQLVARPCPEYFYGVRYNTTNNGYRECLANGSWAARVNYSQCQEILSEEKKSKLHYHIAVIINYLGHCVSLGALLVAFVLFMRLRSIRCLRNIIHWNLITAFILRNATWFVVQLTMNPEVHESNVVWCRLVTAAYNYFHVTNFFWMFGEGCYLHTAIVLTYSTDKLRKWMFICIGWCIPFPIIVAWAIGKLYYDNEKCWFGKRAGVYTDYIYQGPMILVLLINFIFLFNIVRILMTKLRASTTSETIQYRKAVKATLVLLPLLGITYMLFFVNPGEDEISRIVFIYFNSFLESFQGFFVSVFYCFLNSEVRSAVRKRWHRWQDKHSIRARVARAMSIPTSPTRVSFHSIKQSTAV; encoded by the exons GTCCCCAATGCAACGCCTCGGTAGACCTGATCGGCACATGTTGGCCCCGGAGTGCGGTGGGACAGCTGGTAGCTCGCCCCTGCCCTGAATATTTCTATGGCGTGCGGTATAACACCACGA ATAATGGCTACAGGGAGTGCCTCGCTAACGGGAGCTGGGCAGCACGAGTCAACTATTCCCAGTGCCAGGAGATCCTCAGTGAAGAG AAGAAGAGTAAGCTGCATTACCACATCGCCGTCATCATCAACTACCTGGGGCACTGCGTCTCACTGGGGGCCCTCCTTGTGGCTTTTGTGCTCTTCATGCGCCTGCG GAGCATCCGGTGCCTGAGGAACATCATCCACTGGAACCTGATCACAGCCTTTATCCTACGCAATGCCACGTGGTTCGTGGTGCAGCTCACAATGAACCCAGAGGTGCACGAGAGCAACGTG GTCTGGTGCCGCTTGGTCACTGCTGCCTACAATTACTTCCACGTCACCAACTTTTTCTGGATGTTCGGTGAGGGTTGCTACCTGCACACGGCCATCGTGCTCACCTACTCCACAGACAAGCTCCGCAAGTGGATGTTCATCTGCATTGGCTGGT GTATCCCCTTTCCCATCATCGTCGCCTGGGCCATTGGGAAGCTGTACTACGACAATGAGAA GTGCTGGTTTGGGAAGCGAGCGGGAGTTTATACTGACTACATTTACCAAGGCCCCATGATCCTGGTGCTTCTG ATCAACTTCATCTTTCTCTTCAACATCGTCCGAATCCTCATGACGAAGCTCCGAGCTTCAACCACGTCAGAGACAATCCAGTACAG GAAAGCAGTCAAGGCCACGCTGGTGCTGCTGCCATTGCTGGGAATCACCTACATGTTGTTCTTTGTCAACCCGGGGGAGGATGAGATCTCCAGGATTGTCTTCATCTACTTCAACTCCTTCCTGGAGTCCTTCCAG GGCTTCTTTGTCTCTGTCTTCTACTGCTTCCTGAACAGCGAG GTCCGGTCAGCTGTACGGAAGCGGTGGCACCGATGGCAGGACAAGCACTCCATCCGTGCCCGCGTGGCTCGGGCCATGTCCATCCCCACCTCCCCAACCCGTGTCAGCTTCCACAGCATCAAGCAGTCCACAGCTGTCTGA